In a genomic window of Vigna angularis cultivar LongXiaoDou No.4 chromosome 6, ASM1680809v1, whole genome shotgun sequence:
- the LOC108341829 gene encoding E3 ubiquitin-protein ligase At4g11680 isoform X1, which produces MASFPSNSASEHSMASAQNSSTPSFMTRVAMRVSRSRWFTFLRRVFHYQNGPRSDLGSNPFNSSTWMMLELIALLVQITSTTLTLAISKSEKPIWPMRVWIAGYDIGCLLNLLLLCGRYYQLHVTQGGSLTLSDLEQQRNSEESSVLRGSHLMDKCRSSLELFFAIWFVMGNVWAFDSRFESFQQAPKMQVLCMILLAWNAICYSFPFLLFLLLCCCVPLMSTLLGYNMSMGSSARGASDDQISQIPSWRYKGAHTNLDFANDSQTTQRLINDDPECCICLAKYKDREEVRQLPCSHLFHLKCVDQWLRIISCCPLCKQGLQR; this is translated from the exons ATGGCTTCATTTCCTTCAAATTCTGCATCAGAACATAGCATGGCCAGTGCACAAAACAGCTCCACACCTTCTTTCATGACTAGAGTGGCCATGAGAGTCTCTAGATCAAGATGGTTCACCTTCTTGAGAAGAGTATTCCATTACCAAAATGGACCAAGATCTGATCTTGGCTCCAACCCTTTCAATTCTAGCACTTGGATGATGCTGGAGTTGATTGCTTTACTGGTCCAGATAACAAGCACAACACTCACTTTGGCCATTTCAAAGAGTGAGAAGCCTATTTGGCCTATGAGGGTGTGGATAGCAGGCTATGATATTGGGTGTCTTCTTAATCTGCTGCTACTTTGTGGCCGCTACTACCAACTCCATGTGACTCAAGGAGGTTCTCTTACCCTTTCTGATTTGGAGCAACAGAGAAACAGTGAAGAATCAAG TGTTCTGAGGGGATCACATTTGATGGACAAATGCAGAAGTTCTCTAGAGCTTTTCTTTGCCATATGGTTTGTGATGGGCAATGTTTGGGCCTTTGACTCACGTTTTGAGTCATTCCAACAAGCACCAAAAATGCAGGTGCTATGCATGATCCTACTAGCTTGGAATGCAATATGCTACTCTTTCCCTTTTCTGCTGTTTTTGCTCTTGTGCTGCTGTGTGCCACTGATGAGCACCCTCCTTGGATACAACATGAGCATGGGCTCCTCTGCAAGAGGGGCATCAGATGATCAAATCTCACAAATCCCAAGTTGGAGATACAAAGGTGCTCACACCAACTTGGACTTTGCCAATGACTCTCAAACCACTCAAAGATTGATCAATGATGATCCA GAATGTTGCATTTGCTTGGCCAAGTACAAAGACAGAGAAGAAGTTAGGCAGTTACCTTGTTCCCATTTGTTCCACCTAAAATGTGTGGATCAATGGCTAAGAATTATATCATGTTGCCCTCTTTGTAAACAAGGATTACAAAGGTAG
- the LOC108341829 gene encoding E3 ubiquitin-protein ligase At4g11680 isoform X2, with translation MASAQNSSTPSFMTRVAMRVSRSRWFTFLRRVFHYQNGPRSDLGSNPFNSSTWMMLELIALLVQITSTTLTLAISKSEKPIWPMRVWIAGYDIGCLLNLLLLCGRYYQLHVTQGGSLTLSDLEQQRNSEESSVLRGSHLMDKCRSSLELFFAIWFVMGNVWAFDSRFESFQQAPKMQVLCMILLAWNAICYSFPFLLFLLLCCCVPLMSTLLGYNMSMGSSARGASDDQISQIPSWRYKGAHTNLDFANDSQTTQRLINDDPECCICLAKYKDREEVRQLPCSHLFHLKCVDQWLRIISCCPLCKQGLQR, from the exons ATGGCCAGTGCACAAAACAGCTCCACACCTTCTTTCATGACTAGAGTGGCCATGAGAGTCTCTAGATCAAGATGGTTCACCTTCTTGAGAAGAGTATTCCATTACCAAAATGGACCAAGATCTGATCTTGGCTCCAACCCTTTCAATTCTAGCACTTGGATGATGCTGGAGTTGATTGCTTTACTGGTCCAGATAACAAGCACAACACTCACTTTGGCCATTTCAAAGAGTGAGAAGCCTATTTGGCCTATGAGGGTGTGGATAGCAGGCTATGATATTGGGTGTCTTCTTAATCTGCTGCTACTTTGTGGCCGCTACTACCAACTCCATGTGACTCAAGGAGGTTCTCTTACCCTTTCTGATTTGGAGCAACAGAGAAACAGTGAAGAATCAAG TGTTCTGAGGGGATCACATTTGATGGACAAATGCAGAAGTTCTCTAGAGCTTTTCTTTGCCATATGGTTTGTGATGGGCAATGTTTGGGCCTTTGACTCACGTTTTGAGTCATTCCAACAAGCACCAAAAATGCAGGTGCTATGCATGATCCTACTAGCTTGGAATGCAATATGCTACTCTTTCCCTTTTCTGCTGTTTTTGCTCTTGTGCTGCTGTGTGCCACTGATGAGCACCCTCCTTGGATACAACATGAGCATGGGCTCCTCTGCAAGAGGGGCATCAGATGATCAAATCTCACAAATCCCAAGTTGGAGATACAAAGGTGCTCACACCAACTTGGACTTTGCCAATGACTCTCAAACCACTCAAAGATTGATCAATGATGATCCA GAATGTTGCATTTGCTTGGCCAAGTACAAAGACAGAGAAGAAGTTAGGCAGTTACCTTGTTCCCATTTGTTCCACCTAAAATGTGTGGATCAATGGCTAAGAATTATATCATGTTGCCCTCTTTGTAAACAAGGATTACAAAGGTAG